The following are encoded in a window of bacterium SCSIO 12643 genomic DNA:
- a CDS encoding response regulator transcription factor — MKVFIAESSFLVREGLKSVIHKVPGASLVGEAENSGELIPMLVNASPDILFINYSSPLIVESDVELIMNTLPDIKVIGITDRPERTSVMRYIKNGIDGHLLYSCDFQEISDSMTYTLKGERFFCGKVIEVIDKENSQKSFTCEGIKLSKRELEVIGLVAQGYSNKQIAEEMFLSVHTVLTHRKNLMSKLGLKNTAGLVIYAVQNGLHAELN; from the coding sequence GTGAAAGTTTTTATTGCCGAAAGTAGTTTTTTAGTACGAGAAGGTTTAAAATCTGTTATCCATAAGGTTCCGGGAGCATCTCTTGTAGGTGAAGCTGAAAATAGTGGAGAACTGATTCCTATGTTAGTAAACGCATCTCCGGATATTTTGTTTATTAATTATTCTTCTCCTTTAATTGTGGAAAGTGATGTGGAGCTGATCATGAACACTTTACCGGATATTAAGGTGATAGGAATTACAGATAGACCGGAGCGAACGAGTGTAATGCGATACATCAAAAATGGAATTGATGGTCACTTATTATATTCATGCGACTTTCAGGAGATTTCAGATTCGATGACTTATACCTTAAAAGGCGAACGTTTCTTTTGTGGAAAGGTGATTGAAGTCATAGACAAAGAGAATTCTCAAAAATCGTTTACTTGTGAAGGGATTAAATTGTCGAAGCGAGAGTTGGAAGTGATTGGATTGGTTGCTCAAGGATATTCTAATAAACAGATTGCAGAAGAAATGTTTTTATCTGTACATACTGTTTTAACCCATAGAAAGAACCTGATGAGTAAATTGGGTTTAAAAAACACAGCTGGATTAGTGATTTATGCCGTGCAAAATGGATTGCATGCTGAATTAAACTAA